From one Lolium rigidum isolate FL_2022 chromosome 4, APGP_CSIRO_Lrig_0.1, whole genome shotgun sequence genomic stretch:
- the LOC124707664 gene encoding cleavage and polyadenylation specificity factor subunit 2, with product MGTSVQVTPLSGAYGEGPLCYLLAVDGFRFLLDCGWTDHCDPAVLQPLARVAPTIDAVLLSHPDMMHLGALPYAMKHLGLSAPVYATEPVFRLGLLTMYDYFLSRWQVADFDLFTLDDIDAAFQNVVRLKYSQNHLLKDKGEGIVIAPHVSGHLLGGTVWKITKDGEDVIYAVDFNHRKERHLNGTALGSFVRPAVLITDAYNALNNQVYKRQQDQDFIDSMVKVLSNGGSVLLPVDTAGRVLELLLIMEQYWAQRHLVYPIYFLTNVSTSTIDFVKSFLEWMSDSISKSFEHTRDNAFLLRYVSLIINKEELEKLGDAPKVVLASMSSLEVGFSHDIFVDMANEAKNLVLFTEKGQFGTLARMLQVDPPPKAVKVTMSKRIPLVGDELKAYEEEQERVKKEEALKASLSKEEELKASQGSNAKASAPMAVDASLSCKSSNAGSNVGGSVDILIDGFVPPATSVAPMFPFFENTADWDDFGEVINPDDYMMKQDEMDNNLMLGAGDGMDGKLDEGSARLLLDSAPSKVISNEMTVQVKCSLAYMDFEGRSDGRSVKSVIAHVAPLKLVLVHGSAEATEHLKMHCAKNSDLHVYAPQLEETIDVTSDLCAYKVQLSEKFMSNVISKKLGEHEIAWVDAEVGKVDEKLTLLPPSSTPSAHKPVLVGDLKLADFKQFLANKGLQVEFSGGALRCGEYITVRKIGDSNQKGSTGSQQIVIEGPLCEDYYKIRELLYSQFFLL from the exons ATGGGGACGTCGGTGCAGGTGACGCCGCTGAGCGGCGCGTACGGCGAGGGCCCCCTCTGCTACCTGCTCGCCGTCGACGGCTTCCGCTTCCTCCTCGACTGCGGCTGGACCGACCACTGCGACCCCGCCGTGCTCCAGCCCCTCGCAAG GGTTGCGCCAACAATAGATGCCGTTCTTCTGTCTCACCCTGACATGATGCATCTGGGAGCTTTGCCCTATGCTATGAAACATCTTGGATTATCTGCACCAGTGTATGCGACAGAACCTGTGTTTAGGCTTGGACTTTTGACTATGTATGATTATTTCCTATCTCGATGG CAAGTTGCAGACTTTGACTTGTTCACTTTGGATGATATAGATGCTGCATTCCAGAATGTCGTCAGGCTGAAATACTCACAAAACCACCTTCTTAAAG ATAAAGGTGAAGGAATAGTGATTGCACCGCATGTGTCTGGGCATCTTTTGGGTGGTACAGTATGGAAGATAACAAAAGATGGGGAGGATGTCATCTACGCTGTTGATTTCAACCACCGAAAAGAGAG ACATTTGAATGGTACTGCCCTTGGATCTTTTGTACGGCCAGCTGTTTTGATTACTGATGCTTACAATGCCTTGAACAATCAAGTCTACAAAAGGCAGCAGGATCAAGATTTTATTG ATTCAATGGTGAAAGTTCTATCAAATGGTGGTAGCGTGTTACTGCCTGTTGATACAGCCGGTAGAGTGCTAGAACTTCTTTTAATAATGGAGCAG TACTGGGCTCAACGACATTTGGTCTATCCTATCTACTTTCTGACAAATGTTTCTACAAGTACTATTGATTTTGTCAAGAGTTTTCTTGAATGGATGAGTGATTCAATCTCAAAGTCTTTTGAACACACTAGAGATAATGCCTTTTTATTAAG ATATGTTTCACTGATAATTAACAAAGAAGAGCTGGAGAAACTGGGAGATGCTCCAAAG GTGGTTCTAGCGTCCATGTCAAGCTTGGAGGTTGGCTTTTCTCATGACATATTTGTTGATATGGCAAATGAAGCAAAAAACCTGGTGCTTTTTACTGAGAAAGGACAG TTTGGGACTCTTGCTCGCATGCTTCAAGTGGATCCACCCCCCAAAGCTGTAAAAGTGACTATGAGCAAACGAATTCCTTTAGTTGGTGATGAGCTGAAAGcttatgaagaggaacaagaacgGGTAAAAAAGGAAGAAGCGCTAAAGGCTAGCCTCAGCAAGGAGGAGGAGCTAAAGGCTTCTCAGGGATCAAATGCAAAGGCTTCTGCTCCCATGGCTGTCGATGCAAGCTTGTCTTGTAAATCATCCAATG CTGGCTCAAATGTTGGCGGGAGTGTGGATATTCTAATTGATGGATTTGTCCCTCCGGCGACCAGTGTTGCTCCTATGTTTCCTTTCTTTGAAAATACTGCTGACTGGGATGACTTCGGTGAGGTTATCAATCCTGATGATTATATGATGAAACAAGATGAAATGGATAATAATTTGATGCTC GGTGCTGGAGATGGTATGGATGGTAAGCTTGATGAGGGATCAGCACGCCTGCTCCTTGATTCAGCACCATCAAAAGTGATTTCAAATGAGATGACA GTGCAAGTGAAGTGCTCATTGGCATATATGGACTTTGAAGGTCGGTCCGATGGCCGTTCCGTAAAATCAGTTATTGCTCATGTGGCCCCACTGAAACTT GTTTTGGTGCATGGATCTGCAGAAGCTACTGAACATTTGAAAATGCATTGTGCGAAGAACTCAGACCTGCATGTTTATGCTCCTCAGTTAGAAGAAACAATTGATGTAACATCAGATTTATGTGCTTACAAG GTACAACTTTCAGAGAAGTTCATGAGCAATGTCATTTCTAAGAAG TTAGGTGAGCATGAAATTGCGTGGGTTGATGCAGAAGTTGGGAAAGTGGACGAGAAGCTTACTTTGCTACCACCCTCATCAACTCCATCAGCCCATAAACCAGTTCTTGTCGGTGATCTGAAATTGGCTGATTTCAAGCAATTCCTTGCAAATAAAGGTTTACAG GTCGAGTTTTCTGGCGGTGCTCTACGTTGTGGCGAGTACATCACGGTGCGCAAGATTGGCGATTCTAACCAAAAG GGCAGCACGGGTTCTCAGCAAATCGTGATTGAGGGCCCGCTGTGCGAGGACTACTACAAGATACGCGAGCTCCTCTACTCGCAGTTCTTCTTGCTGTAA
- the LOC124648720 gene encoding uncharacterized protein At5g39865-like, translating to MWPSWVKKRAPSSTSTPCPSIELVAAAATPSLKDILSLLHPEPAANPPQPGAPSPRVFHRLRVAASALRLLRALQPAQAAAAAEQEGGRLVLYFTSLQAIRRTFEDCSAVRAILRGLRAAVDERDLSMDASFAPELAALLPGRPRADVTLPQLFVRGRHLGGAEEVRRLHESGQLARIVVPAPAPCARCRGVRFVLCGSCSGSHKQFTLKISGVGGRFRECADCNTNGLVRCPACFPPAA from the exons ATGTGGCCTTCCTGGGTGAAGAAACGCGCTCCCAGCTCCACCTCCACCCCATGCCCATCCATCGAGCTcgtcgccgctgccgccaccCCCTCCCTCAAAGACATCCTCTCCCTGCTCCACCCGGAGCCTGCTGCCAACCCGCCGCAGCCCGGCGCGCCGTCGCCGCGCGTCTTCCATCGTCTCCGCGTCGCGGCCTCCGCTCTCCGGCTCCTCCGCGCCCTCCAGCCGGCGCAG gccgccgccgccgccgagcaggaaggCGGGCGGCTGGTGCTGTACTTCACCTCGCTCCAGGCCATCCGCCGCACCTTCGAGGACTGCAGCGCCGTGCGCGCCATCCTGCGGGGGCTGCGCGCCGCCGTCGACGAGCGCGACCTCTCCATGGACGCCAGCTTCGCCCCGGAGCTCGCCGCGCTCCTGCCAGGCCGCCCCCGCGCCGACGTGACCCTGCCCCAGCTCTTCGTCCGCGGCCGGCACCTCGGCGGCGCCGAGGAGGTCCGCCGCCTCCACGAGTCCGGCCAGCTCGCCCGCATCGTcgtgcccgcgcccgcccccTGCGCCCGCTGCCGCGGCGTGCGCTTCGTGCTCTGCGGCAGCTGCAGCGGGAGCCACAAGCAGTTCACCCTGAAGATCAGCGGCGTCGGCGGCCGCTTCCGCGAGTGCGCCGACTGCAACACGAATGGCCTCGTCCGGTGCCCCGCCTGCTTCCCCCCGGCCGCCTGA